From Erigeron canadensis isolate Cc75 chromosome 8, C_canadensis_v1, whole genome shotgun sequence, one genomic window encodes:
- the LOC122610265 gene encoding histone chaperone ASF1-like, producing the protein MKPIAMSFIFDEYEGLRQYVDGKVDSFDFIDVEEFCLNDMNEIIREIGYKHGLCYYHYLVPENNLDDGLRALVCDMHIDIMKKYAPKYKQIDVFVEHGFGISIAQIREKTPELEPIRENVVETELENEPIRKNVVSLEETEAVEVNEDSEIDGEEEKDNETDGEEDSQSRSEGDDSEDVDFELDKDRDVGDDEDSEEVNEANQEGMQEPKGIQEQVGMQEPVGMQAPKAVEFTPHIDELNVNEEMLGIGFDDFDSGPNDDTI; encoded by the exons ATGAAGCCCATTGCTATGTCCTTTATATTCG ATGAATACGAAGGGTTGCGACAATATGTAGATGGAAAGGTTGATTCTTTTGATTTCATTGATGTAGAAGAGTTTTGTTTGAATGACATGAATGAAATTATTAGGGAGATTGGTTATAAACATGGGTTATGTTATTATCATTACTTGGTACCTGAAAACAATTTAGATGATGGTCTTAGGGCATTAGTATGTGACATGCATATTGATATAATGAAAAAGTATGCTCCTAAGTATAAACAAATTGATGTTTTTGTGGAACATGGTTTTGGGATATCTATTGCTCAAATTAGGGAGAAAACCCCTGAGCTTGAACCAATTAGGGAGAATGTGGTTGAGACTGAGCTTGAGAATGAACCAATTAGGAAGAATGTGGTTAGTTTAGAAGAAACAGAGGCAGTAGAAGTCAATGAGGATAGTGAAATAGATGGTGAAGAAGAGAAGGATAATGAAACAGATGGTGAAGAAGATAGTCAAAGTAGGTCAGAGGGAGATGACAGTGAGGATGTTGACTTTGAACTAGATAAAGATAGGGATGTTGGGGATGATGAGGATAGTGAAGAAGTTAATGAAGCA AACCAGGAAGGTATGCAAGAACCCAAAGGTATACAAGAACAAGTAGGTATGCAAGAACCAGTAGGTATGCAAGCACCTAAAGCAGTTGAATTTACACCACATATAGATGAACTGAATGTAAATGAAGAGATGTTAGGCATTGGCTTTGATGACTTTGATAGTGGGCCTAATGATGACACCATATAA
- the LOC122610266 gene encoding stemmadenine O-acetyltransferase-like — protein sequence MKLILSAHKTTKHNLISHHQYLLHDLSALGSRIFQASCSEGGLNSQRYQANSLKHSILTSVCGMQSSNRLMNVNKHANRMKKVEIEIISRETIKPTYPTPYHLRTYKLSLLDQTMYDVYTPWALFLPNSNEASIKDVVSKRAKHLKENLSRILTQFYPLAGELIKNSLYIDCNDKGVYYMEARVNETLENFLRDPDDEKVRELIPKIAHTMNSTIRNYVLGIQVNIFSCGGIVLTTSSSHKIVDFHTYMMFMKAWAAAVRGSPETISPSLMASEVFPNDPSLEDPVPANLMNIKLLSTKRFVFDSKSLAILKAQPVAYTPTRMEATTAVIWKAAAKAASTCRSPYSLQSPHLMFSVVNIRKRASPPLPDNSIGNVVSGGYAICFPGNKPNLPTLMSKLRESIANVNSGHIDCLKGVKGHKTMKDRLNMIKLVNAGDCMLTSSMLNSGIYDLDFGWGKPIWFYVMNPGIVRFVALTDTNGGGVEAIVTLSLDEMEKFECDPELLSHATVNPSPLLYLNH from the exons ATGAAGTTAATCCTCTCAGCCCATAAAACAACCAAACATAACCTTATTTCTCATCATCAATATCTTCTTCATGACCTTTCGGCTTTGGGTTCTCGGATTTTTCAAGCATCATGCTCAGAAGGAGGTCTAAACTCACAGAGATACCAAGCTAATTCTCTTAAACATAGTATATTGACAAGCGTTTGTGGTATGCAATCCTCAAACAG GTTGATGAATGTTAACAAGCATGCCAATCGTATGAAGAAGGTGGAAATTGAGATAATTTCAAGAGAAACCATCAAGCCAACTTATCCAACTCCATATCATCTACGAACCTATAAATTATCACTTTTAGACCAAACTATGTATGATGTCTACACGCCTTGGGCCTTGTTTCTTCCTAATAGTAACGAGGCTAGTATTAAAGATGTCGTGTCTAAAAGAGCGAAACATCTCAAGGAGAATTTATCTCGGATTCTAACTCAGTTCTATCCTCTTGCCGGAGAACTTATTAAGAACAGCTTGTACATTGATTGTAATGACAAGGGAGTCTATTACATGGAGGCTCGAGTCAACGAGACACTAGAAAACTTTTTGCGTGATCCAGATGATGAAAAAGTAAGAGAGTTGATCCCGAAAATAGCTCACACTATGAACTCTACAATCAGAAATTACGTGTTAGGTATTCAG GTGAATATTTTCAGTTGTGGTGGAATTGTCCTAACTACAAGTTCATCTCACAAAATAGTTGACTTCCATACATATATGATGTTTATGAAAGCATGGGCTGCAGCTGTCAGAGGTTCACCAGAAACAATTTCGCCAAGTCTTATGGCATCCGAAGTATTTCCAAATGATCCTAGCTTAGAAGATCCAGTTCCTGCCAATTTAATGAACATCAAACTGCTTAGTACCAAAAGATTCGTGTTTGATTCAAAATCATTGGCTATCCTCAAAGCCCAACCCGTTGCCTACACCCCAACTCGGATGGAAGCCACAACAGCTGTGATTTGGAAGGCAGCTGCAAAAGCAGCATCCACTTGCAGATCACCATACAGTCTACAGTCACCTCATCTAATGTTTTCAGTGGTTAATATTCGGAAAAGAGCATCACCTCCGTTGCCTGACAACTCAATTGGCAATGTTGTTAGTGGAGGATATGCGATTTGCTTTCCTGGGAACAAACCAAACTTGCCAACGCTGATGAGTAAATTAAGAGAATCAATAGCAAACGTAAACTCGGGTCATATTGACTGCTTAAAAGGTGTTAAGGGACACAAAACAATGAAAGATAGATTGAATATGATCAAACTTGTTAATGCAGGAGACTGCATGCTGACTTCCAGTATGCTGAACAGCGGTATATATGACTTGGATTTTGGATGGGGAAAGCCGATATGGTTTTATGTTATGAATCCGGGCATAGTTAGGTTTGTAGCATTAACTGATAcgaatggtggtggtgttgaagCCATAGTAACATTGAGTTTAGATGAAATGGAGAAATTTGAGTGTGATCCTGAGCTTCTTTCACATGCTACTGTCAACCCTAGTCCTCTTTTATATCTTAACCATTGA